GACGCCGGAAGGCTTCAAGTGGTATACCGTGCCGCGCGACACGGGCAAAGGGTATCTCACGGAGCCTTATACCTTTGAATCCGGGGGCCAGACCATTCTGGGTATCGACTCCGCCATCCCCGTGATCGTGAACGGCCGGTTCCGCGGGTCCGTAGGCATTGACTACAATGTGACCCAGTTTATGGAAATGGCGCAGGCCATTACCCCGTTCGGTACGGGCCGTGCGTATATCGTTTCCAACTCCGGAACATTTGTGGGCCACCCGGACGAAGTCATGATGGGCAAACCCCTGGAGGAGGCTTTTGGATCGGATCTGGCCGTCTCCCTGAAGCAATCCTTGCGCGAGGGCCGCGAGGCCGAATTCCGCATTGACCAGGACGGAACAGAAATCCTGCGGATTTTTGTACCCATCGATGTGACGGGACATGGGCAATACTGGGGATTCGGCGTGGATGTACCCATGAGCGTTGTCCTGGCCGGTTCCACAACCATGCTGCAAAACGGGCTGATCATCACTGCCGTTGTCGTGGTGTTGCTCTGCGCCTTGATCTGGTTCCTGGCCCGCGCCCTGACCGCTCCCATCCGCCGGGCCTCCGCCCTGGCGGACAAGGTGCGGCACGGCGACCTCTCCGATCGACTGGATGTCGCATCGTTTGACGAGGTGGGACAGCTCTCCGATTCCTTGAACCAGATGGCCGACGGTTTGGCGGACAAGGCTCGGCTGGCCCAGGCCATTGCGGGCAACGACCTGAGCCGCGAAGTGGACGTCAGTTCGGAAAATGACGTGCTGGGCAATGCCTTGCGGCAGATGTCCGATAATCTGAACCGGGCGCTGGGCATGGTCATGCGTTGCGCCATGGAAGTGGACTCCGGTGCCGGACAGGTCTCCGAAGCCAGCGACAGCCTTTCCCAGGGGGCCACGGAACAGGCCGCTTCCCTGGAGCAGATGACCAGTTCGTTGACCCAGGTTTCCTCTCAGACCAAGAAAAATGCGGAAAACGCCGGACATGCCAACAGAAATGCCGCGGCCGTGCGCAAGCGGGCCGAGCAGGGCAATGAGGATCTGCAACGCATGGTCGTGGCCATGCGGGAAGTGAATGATTCGTCCGAGGCCATTGCAAAGATCATCAAGGTTATTGACGAAATTGCCTTTCAGACCAATTTGCTGGCGCTCAACGCAGCCGTGGAAGCGGCCCGGGCCGGAAAGCACGGCAAGGGATTTGCCGTGGTGGCCGAGGAAGTGCGCAATCTGGCCTCGCGCAGTGCCAAAGCCGCTCAGGAAACCGCGCAACTTATCGAAGAATCCTCCGAAAAAGTGGGCCGAACCAATGCATTGGTTTCGGATACGGCCGCGAGTCTGCAGGCCGTGGTAGCGGAGGTGGGCGAGGTGGCCACGTTGGTGGACGCCATTGCCACGGCTTCGTCGGAGCAGTCCCAGGCGCTCATGGAAGTGACCCAGGGATTGCAGCAGATCGACACCGTGACCCAGCGCAACACCGCCAGTGCCGAGGAAACCTCGTCCGCAGCGCAACAACTCTCCGGACAGGCGCGGACCCTGCGTTCCATCTTGTCCAAGTTCCATCTGCGAGAGGGAGCCGCTGACCACGCGCAGCAGGGTATGCGGCGCGGAGGGGATGCACCGCGCTATACAGTGCGCCGTGATCAACAGGCGTCGTTGCCGCGGGGTGATGCTGCTGGTTCCAATGGTCCCCGAAGCGCGAGACCAGAGCGTGGCAATGGAAACGGGCAACCGGAAGATCGACTGGAAACAGATGCCTGGGGTCGGCGTCCCGGGGGCAACGGTTCTTCATCCGGCAACGGATCACGGCCGGAAACCAAACGCGCCGAGGCCGAAGGCGACTGGAACGGCACCATACATCCGGGCGCGGAAATTCGGTTGGAGGATGATGAATTCGGGCGGTATTGAGTCCGATCTTGTCAATGGATACGGTATAATGCGGCCCGCAGTTTGTTCTGCGGGCCGTTTTTGTCGTGGTGCGCAGGCAGGCATTGTCCAATGCAGGGAACTTTGTCATTCTGGTCCGGCTGCCGGGAATCCGGCAACCTTTCCCGCTGTGCGGGGTGGGGCGTTGACCATTCATGAACAACAGGCTGTTTCCATGCGGTGGGCTGCAATGCAGCAAGCGCCGGTTGGATCGGGCCTTTCCAAGGAGTGCCGCGCATGAGCGCTACCGTGATCTGGTCCCATGGCAAGGATGCAAGCCCGTGGGGTGCCAAGAGCCGACGCATGGC
The Paucidesulfovibrio gracilis DSM 16080 DNA segment above includes these coding regions:
- a CDS encoding methyl-accepting chemotaxis protein translates to MFKKLSIRDKILIPIGVVVALAMVGTTFMLASWMGDAAEAEAQKMARQTANRHAEEVLDFINPIMEQARAVAGCYRGALEENSGVTRDQFRAMLIGVLKKNPDFLGIWVAFSPNGFDGQDAQWANATPEYEATGRYMPYYYRDGGSFESHPCRTPEGFKWYTVPRDTGKGYLTEPYTFESGGQTILGIDSAIPVIVNGRFRGSVGIDYNVTQFMEMAQAITPFGTGRAYIVSNSGTFVGHPDEVMMGKPLEEAFGSDLAVSLKQSLREGREAEFRIDQDGTEILRIFVPIDVTGHGQYWGFGVDVPMSVVLAGSTTMLQNGLIITAVVVVLLCALIWFLARALTAPIRRASALADKVRHGDLSDRLDVASFDEVGQLSDSLNQMADGLADKARLAQAIAGNDLSREVDVSSENDVLGNALRQMSDNLNRALGMVMRCAMEVDSGAGQVSEASDSLSQGATEQAASLEQMTSSLTQVSSQTKKNAENAGHANRNAAAVRKRAEQGNEDLQRMVVAMREVNDSSEAIAKIIKVIDEIAFQTNLLALNAAVEAARAGKHGKGFAVVAEEVRNLASRSAKAAQETAQLIEESSEKVGRTNALVSDTAASLQAVVAEVGEVATLVDAIATASSEQSQALMEVTQGLQQIDTVTQRNTASAEETSSAAQQLSGQARTLRSILSKFHLREGAADHAQQGMRRGGDAPRYTVRRDQQASLPRGDAAGSNGPRSARPERGNGNGQPEDRLETDAWGRRPGGNGSSSGNGSRPETKRAEAEGDWNGTIHPGAEIRLEDDEFGRY